Proteins from a single region of Equus asinus isolate D_3611 breed Donkey chromosome 17, EquAss-T2T_v2, whole genome shotgun sequence:
- the LOC106844044 gene encoding olfactory receptor 5T1-like, translating into MPGLPLYVDLYTIQVKNVSEVTVFVLLGFIGDFEVQLFLFFLFLAIYLFTLIGNLGLVVLVIGDSRLHNPMYYFLSVLSFLDACYSSVVTPKMLINFLSENKTISFLGCAAQMFFYVTFGTTECCLLAAMAYDRYVAIYNPLLYSVNMSPRVYGPLMIVSYLCGILNASVHTGAAFTLSFCASNEIRHFFCDIPPVLAISCSDTTKNYHLVFYFTGIIEIVTILIVLVSYGFILLAILRMHSAEGRRKVFSTYGSHLTGVSLYYGTIFSMYVRPSSSYSLDRDMIASVFYSIAIPMLNPIIYSLRNKDVKEAVKRVFGKHWFTNKIYSSQ; encoded by the coding sequence ATGCCAGGGTTGCCATTATATGTAGATTTATACACGATCCAAGTGAAGAATGTGAGTGAAGTTACCGTGTTTGTGTTGTTGGGCTTCATAGGTGATTTTGAGGTACAACTCTtcctatttttcctatttctagcAATCTATCTTTTCACTCTGATAGGAAATTTGGGACTGGTTGTATTGGTCATTGGGGATTCCCGACTCCACAACCCTATGTACTATTTTCTGAGTGTGTTATCATTCTTGGATGCCTGCTATTCTTCAGTTGTCACCCCGAAAATGTTGATCAATTTCCTGTCAGAGAATAAAACTATTTCATTTCTTGGATGTGCAGCACAGATGTTTTTCTATGTTACTTTTGGGACCACAGAATGCTGTCTCCTGGCTGCAATGGCATATGATCGCTATGTAGCAATCTACAACCCTCTGCTGTATTCAGTTAACATGTCACCCAGGGTCTATGGGCCACTCATGATTGTCTCCTATCTTTGTGGAATTTTGAACGCTTCAGTGCACACGGGGGCTGCATTTACCCTGTCTTTCTGCGCATCTAATGAAATTAGACATTTTTTTTGTGACATCCCTCCTGTCCTCgccatttcttgttctgacacGACCAAAAACTATCACCTAGTCTTCTACTTTACGGGCATTATTGAGATAGTCACTATCCTGATTGTCCTGGTCTCCTATGGTTTCATTCTGTTGGCCATTCTGAGGATGCATTCTGCTGAAGGGAGACGAAAAGTCTTTTCTACATATGGCTCTCACCTAACAGGAGTGTCACTTTATTATGGAACGATCTTTTCCATGTATGTGAGACCAAGTTCCAGCTACTCTTTGGACCGGGACATGATAGCATCAGTTTTTTACAGCATTGCCATTCCCATGCTGAATCCCATCATCTACAGTTTAAGGAACAAAGATGTAAAAGAGGCAGTAAAAAGAGTGTTTGGAAAACACTGGTTTACCAATAAAATATACTCTTCACAGTAA